TGACCCCAGAAGGAGCTATTGCTACCATGTATGAGATTACCATTCGCGCCCAGATCGAAGCCTCTGTCGTTCCTTATGAGCTCAAAAATATCGAGCGAACAGAAATGATGGTAGAAGGTGCTGTAAGCTTAACGCTCGAAAAGCTATTCGCGATTGTCAATATGAAAGGGGTAACCATAAGCCCATCTTCACGAGAGTTTGAACCGGACCTCGACGGCTTGCTTTCACAGGAACGCTACTAAACAGCACCGGTTCCGACAATCCCCCCCTGTCTTATACCATAGCGGCCAATGCCAGCCCCGTTCGCAACACATTTGTCGTCTCCAGGTTGCTCAGCACAACGACGACAAGATTGCTTTTGGGATAGAAGCCATTATATGTGAAGAATCCGTCAATATGGCCGACATGATAGATCAATCTGCCCTGCGGCTCCGCGGCAATGAACCAGCCATAGCCGTATCCCAGGTCCGCGTGTTGCAAACAACCGCCCGGTCCAGGCGGCGGGCACGCGATATGTGGGGTGAACATCGCATCTAGCGCCTGCTGGGAAACCAGTTTATGCATCATCAGCGCCTGGTCCCATATGTTCAAATCTTCCACGGTCGAATACAATGCCCCTGCCGCGTAGAGCACTGTGGGATCATAGGGCGCCGGTTTGATGTATCCCTGGTAATAGCCGGTGGCATGTTGTGGCAGCGCAGGGTAGGTCGTATCGTAGCCCGTATTGTACATCTTGAGCGGTGTAAAGATATTTTGCTGCAAAAACGCCGCATACGATTCACCGCTGACACGCTCGATGATATAGCCCAGCAGGGTATAGCCCGAATTGCTGTACTTGAAACGCGAGCCGGGTGTAAATTCAAGCGGCAGGTCTTTAAAACGCGCAACCAGTTCTTCAGGAGTGGCAGGCTTAAGCCAGAACGATAGGAAATCAGGTGAGTTGATGTAATCAGGAATGCCGGAAGTATGTGTTAGCAGATTTTCGATAGTGATAGACTGCCAATCCTGCGGGCAGTCGGGAACATAGAGGCAGATGTGGTCCTGCACATGCAATTTGCCACGTTCCTGTAATAGAAGGATCGCCATCGCCGTAAACTGCTTGGTATTCGAGCCGATGCGGAAGCGTGTCTGCGGCGTATTAGGAATATTCGCGTCCTTATCTGCCAGCCCGTAGCCTTTCTCGAAGAGCATCCCATCATGTGCTACAAGTACGGACCCGCTCAAAACGCCCTTCTGTTCCAGTCCCGTCAGGTAAGCATCGATTTGAGCCGCATTGGGAAAGGGTGTTGAAGCGGTTGGAACATTCAAGGTGGCAGTAGCAACGGGTTTTTTAGTGAGAGTAGTAACACCCGATGTTCCGCAACCAGCCACTAGCAAGATGAGCATAAGCATACAAACAGAGAACCAGGCGCTATAGTAGGGGCGTACCCTTGTGGTCGCCCATTTTTCTACATTATCTTTTGACACCTTGTTTGCCTATCTCCATCATGGTATTCCTCTTTATCAGGTAGCTATGAAAAAGAGTTCCTTGCATGTCATTCTGAGCGCAGCGAAGAATCTGAGGCAAGCACCTGACCGATCTGGCTCCTTTCAGATTCTTCGCTGCGCTCAGAATGACACGTTCGAACTGGTTTTCAGTAGCTAGCCAGGTTTTTGCCCTCAACACACCCAGCATAACATGAAAAAACACGTGCGTCATTCGCCAAAGGACGTATTGTGAATGATCTAGACGACAAATTATTCCGTACATTACGACAAATAGCACTACTGAAAGCTTCAGGCGGTGCTAGATAAAGGTAAAACGGTTATATATCGTCATCTTTGCTGATTATTCAGCAGGATCATTACGAAAGGAAATTACTTTAATGAACAGCATTCGTTTTGTGCCCACATCGATTCATGGCATCTTCGACTACATCGGTGGTGTTGGACTGATCGCCGCTCCATTTGTTTTCGGTTTCTTCAACGTCGGTGGGATAGCCGTTATTCTGCCCATGGTACTTGGCGTCGTCCTCATCATCTATAGCCTGTTGACCAACTACGAGCGTGGCATTCCGGGCGTGCGCTTCCTGCCCATGACCTACCACCTGGTCATCGACTTCCTGGCCGCCGCGTTTCTCGCCGTCTCGCCATTCCTGTTCGGATTTTACAAGGACGCTCCGAACGTCTGGCTGCCGCACCTGATCGCCGGTGTCACCGTCGTAATCCTGGTGCTGGTTTCACAGACAAAACCACGGACAGCAGCTATGGCCAAAGCTACGGCGTAAGTAATAACTCAGGTTTTTAGCAATAAGAGGAACGCCAAAACCTCGCCCGGGCGAGGTTTTGGCGTTCCTCTTATTGCTAAAAACCTAATAAATGCGCTTCCCAAAAGCGGACAGTATCAGATCTACCGCCATCATTGCCGTCCGGTTCTTGTTGTCGAGTAAAGGATTATCCTCAACCACATCCAGCGAGGTCATCTTGCCAGATGCCGCGATCTCTTCCATCACCACGCTGGCCTCGCGGTACGTCAGGCCGCCTCTGACCGGCGTACCCACACCGTGCGCCTCTCGCGGATCAAGCACATCGATATCAAAACTCACATGCAGGCCGCGTGTGCCATTTGTTGTAATTGCCAGCGCCTGCTCGATAACGGCGGCAATACCCATATGGTCGATATCTTTCATCGTAAAGACATGCACCTGGGCGGCGCGCAGCAGTTCCTTCTCACCCACATCGAGGTCGCGCACTCCCACAATAGCGATATGCGCCGGGTCCAGCTTTGGACTGAATCCGCCGAGGGAAACCAGCCGCTCATCGCCGAAGCCTGCCAGCGCCGCCAGTGGCATACCGTGAATATGACCGGAGGGCGAAGTCTGATCGGTGTTGAAATCGCCATGCGCGTCAACCCATAACAGGCCCAACGGCTTCTGAATCTTCGCGACTCCGGTAATCGACCCCAGCGCCAGGCTATGGTCACCGCCGATCACCAGCGGAAAATCACCCCCGGCCGCGATGTCTTCTACACGCCTGGCCAACTCTGTACATACTTCCAGAATAGGCTCCAGATTTGTCAGCTTTGGTTCACCCGAAAGGGATGTTTCAGGGCCAGGAACAGGCAGATTTCCCTCGTCAATAACCGTATAACCCAGCTGGCGTAGCTTTTTGTTCAGGTCGGCGTAACGAATTGCCGCCGGTCCTAAATCGGCCCCATGCCGGCCAGCGCCCAGGTCTATTGGGACTCCGATAACACGAATGTTCACAATCTTTCCTCGTCTCTTCTCTTCTCCATTGAACAGCGAAACTGCCGTCTATTGTAGCCCTACATTTCGTGCTTGTCCAGACGGTATGATCACTGGTGGCTTGACACATGGAATATGATTGAAGCTGATCTACAAGTGTGCTAAAGCGCTATGAGACTGGAGGATTTCCGCATGTTTGGTCACCACGAGTCTGCCCAGGCAAAGGTTCTGTACGCCGAGATGGTGTTCGGCCGTTGGGAAGAAGAGCACCATGACAAATTTGAGTTTGTGCTGGAGGTACACCCTGCAAACCGCCAGCCGTTCAGGGCGAAGACCACGCACCACTTTTACTCGTTTACCCCCCATCCCGAGGTGGGCGATACGGTGAATGTGAAGTATGATCCCAACAGCCTGGAAGTTGAGCTTGATCTATCTCATGATGACCGCTATGACTTGAAAGGAATGAAACATAGGCAGCAAGTCGAGCGGCAGGCAGAAAAGGTCAGGCGCGATGCGCTGCTCTCGGCACCGCCCGGAACACCTGCTTCGTCCGCTACCGGCGCTGGAAAGTACGGCCTGGACCCAGAATTGCAGGCCTTAATGGACCTGGAAGAAGCTGAGCGCCGGGCAGAACAGGCCAGTAGTAGGCAGCAGCGGACTATGCCCGGCGCTCAGCAGCCCGCTGGTTTCTCGGGCATGGCCGCCCAGGTTGATGCACAGGCGGCTCTGGCACTGGCAGAGGTGCAGATGCTGCATCATCAGCTAGAGAAAACTGGAGCTTCAGGGCAGGCGAGCATTCTGCGCAAACAGCAAGCAGGTGCTCCGATCCAGCGCTTCGCCCCGTTTTTTGTTGAGGTAGAGGTACAGCCGGATAACATGGGGTTTCCTTTTCAAAGCTCCTTCACTACCTGGATCGATACCAGTAAGATAACGCTCACGGAAGGATTCACGTTTCCGGTCAAATACGACCCGCAAAACCCTTCGCGCATGGTGTTTGTCTGATTGCATCCACGGAACGGCGCTGTCTGCTATATGAGGGAAAATTTCTTTGCAAAATAACTGGTATGATGTAGTGCGAGATTATACGCTACGCCTGGTAGGGATACGCAGCGTCAACTCGACCGGTGGCGAATTGCGCGTTGCTGAAGAGGTGCTGCACCTGCTTCGATCAGATGGCCTGGAAAACGCCTATACCGCCACCGGGCTTGATCCGCTCCCCAATGACCCTTATGGACGCGCGAATGTCTATGCCTTCCTGCGCGGAAACAGCCATCGCACGCTCGTACTGCTCGGGCATATCGATACCGTAGATACAACGGACTATGGCCCGCTCGAACCATGGGCGCTCGATCCTCAAGGCCTCACGGAACGATTGGACATATTAACGAACTTAGCTCCCGGCCTCGCGGAAGACTTGCGAACTCACCCTGACGATTGGATGTTCGGGCGCGGTTCCGCGGATATGAAAAGTGGAGTTGCTGCCAACATCGCCGTCATGCGCCGCCTTGCTCAGTTGTCCCAGGAAGGCAGTCTGCCGCTCTCGGTCGTCATGCTGGCGGAAGCCGATGAAGAAAACGCGTCGATGGGCGTTTTGCAGGCCGTGAACTTTCTCTTGCACCTGCGCAAAGAGTACGGGCTGGAATATCTTGGGACCATCAATACCGACTACACAACCGCGCGCTATCCCGGTGATCCGCACCGCTATATCTACACCGGCACTGTAGGCAAACTCCTGCCCAGTTTCCTCATTATCGGACGCGAATCCCATGTCGGCCTGCCTTTCGACGGCCTCGATGCCAACCTGCTGGCGGCAGAGTTGATACGCAACCTCAGTATGAACCACGAGTTATGCGACATCGTGCGCGGGCAAATTACACCACCGCCGGTCACCTTACACGCGACCGATCTCAAAACCCGCTACGATGTGCAGCTCCCCTTTATGGCCTATTTCTATCTGAACGTCCTGACCTACTCCACCACACCCGGCCAATTACTGGCGCGCTTGCAAGGCTTATCCGAAACGGTGCTGGATCAGACCCTACAACGCATTGATGAAGCAGAGCGCCGCTGGATGCAGGCTGCCGGCAATCCTTCACCGGATTCAGTATTGAAGCCCCGCGCCGGTTCAGTGCTGACCTTTGCCGGTCTTTATGCCGCTCTGGCGCAACAACTCGGCCAGCAGCGCCTGGATGGTGAACTCAATAGAGCCTGGGAAAGCTGCCCCCCTGACCTTGATGCTCGCGAACGCGCTCTTCACCTGGTGGGCAGCCTGTGGAAGCTCAGTGGTAGAGTCGGGCCGGCCATCATCATTTACTATTCACCGCCCTATTACCCACACGTGCCCGCAACTCCATGCGCGTTAGTTGACGCCGTTCAAACCGTAGCAGAGTCGCATCCCGAACTGCACCTGCTCGTCCAGGAATATTACCCCTATATTTCCGATATGAGTTACCTGCGCCTCGATCCAGGCACCGATATCACAGCTTTGACAGCCAATATACCCACCTGGCAGCCAGCTGCTAAGAGCGCCCGCCCCGGTTCCTACAGCCTTCCTTTGCAGGCTATTGCGGACCTGGGCATGCCCGTGGTCAACCTTGGCCCATATGGGCGCGGCGTCCACCAATCCGGCGAAGGCGTGCTCATGTCCTACTCGTTCGGCGTGCTGCCGCAATTGATCTACGAAGTGATTCAGAAACTGAAGGCATGAGCAATGCCGGCCCCATATCAGCGCACGCGCTGATATGGGGCCGGCATTGCTCATGTAATTCACTTCATCAAATGCTTTCCAACGGTACAAACCCCATCACCCGCAGCGCGTTGTCCATCGTCTGCACCGTCGCCTGCACCAGGCGCGCGCGGAATGCCTTCACCCGTTCATCATCTTCTCTCACGATTGGAGGCGTGTGTTCGTAGAAATCGCTGAAATGGGATGCCAGATCAAACACGTAGGAGGCCAGCATGTGAGGAGCGAGCTGCCGGCTTGCCTCTGCCAGGCTTCTTGGATAAGCGTCGATCTGGCGCAGCAGTTCCCACTCGCTCTGCTCAAGTTGATCGGGCAGAGCGTCCAATCGCTCGGGAATCTCATAGCCCGTCTCCTGTAAGCGTCGCGCAATGCTATTGGCTCGCGCATAGGCATATTGCAGGTAGACTCCCGTATCACCGTTCGCGCGCAAGGTCTCGTTGATATCCAGCGCGATGGTCTGTTGTAACCCGAAACGGATCATATAGTAGCGAATCGCCGACGCCGCCAGGGCAGTTGCTGTTTCAGCAGGCAGGTCTGGCTTTGTCTCTCGCATGCGTGCAACCGCCGCGTTCACCAGGTCATCGGCTTTTACCTCGATACCTTTGCGCCCGGAGAACGCGTACACCTCGCGCCCATCCGATGTATCTATGCCCAGCTGCGCAGCGGTAGCGGCAGAAAGCGCGACGATCTCATAAGCCAGGTGGATCGAATTCTCCGCCTGCTCCACGTAGCCCAGCCGTCGCAGGCTCTCGTATACTACCTGCTGTGGGTACGTTTGGCGCACATCGATCACAGTGATTACTCGTTTCGCGTGTCCGAAGCGTTTGGGATTCGCCTCTATCTCCGGCTCGATACCCTCTGCTGTTCCGCGCATCGACCATAGCATACGCCCATCATGTTGCCGTCCCCACGGCACAAAATGGAAGTGGACATCCAGATCATCGGAGAGGCCGAATTTCCACAACTGGTAAGCAATATCCTTCCCCGTATACGTCGCCGTCCCATCGCTCTTCACTAGAATCTTATCGCTGCTGCGCTCGCCATCTTCTGTCTGCGCTTCTCCATCGCCAAAGGGGATTACCCAGCAGCCAGCCGCTTTGCCCGTCTCAGGATGCTCCAACACTCCCCTATCGCGCAGCATTTCAAACGTGCGTTTCCACAGCCCCGCCGTCAGGATCGCGGATTCCCAGGTCAGCAGATCATATGAGACATTGAGCCGCCCCATCGTCTTCAAGTGGGCCTGCACGATTTTGTGCGAGAGGTCGGCTGCCATTTCCGCGTATGGTTCGTCGCGATGCTCGATGGCGCGCAAAACTTCCTTGCGCCGTTCGAGCAATTCGGGATGGTTTTCATATGCCTTACCCACGGCAACATAGAGGCGCGAACAATAGTAATCAAAAGATTCGCCCGGCAAGCGCTCGATACCCTCCGGTATATCCAGTATGCCCTCATTGAGCACGGTGAACGCCACGATCACATCTGCCACCTGTACGCCTGTGTCATCAATATAATTCTCGGCCTCGACCTGGTAGCCCTGCGAGCGCAGCATACGCACAACAGTATCGCCAATAGAGGCATTGCGGACATGGCCCACGTGCGCAGCCTTGTTGCTATTGATACTTGTATGCTCGACAACCACCTTCGTACCAACACCTACATCGCTTTGACCAAAATCCGCCCCCGCTTCCAGCACGCGCTCGATAATCTGCTGCCCTACCTGCGGATGGCTCAGCCGGAAATTGATATACCCCGGTCTGGTGGCCGTAACCTCTTCAATGGCGGGAATATGCATCGCGTTCAGTAGCGCGGCCAGCGCCTCAGCAATCTCCATGGGCGGGCGCCCCAGCTTGTTCTTCCCTGCCCAGGACATCACAGGCATAGAATAATCGCCAAAACTGGCCTGCGCCGAGAAGCCGAGGTTAAAAGGCAATTGCTCAATATCGCAATCTATTTGCTCTTGAGCAAGATAGGTTCGAACCGCCTGTCGAATAATTCGCACAAGATATTCATAAAGATCTTCTGGTTGTGTTTCAGCAGTTTCCGCTTCCTGACTGGTTAATGACATTACTCCTCACTCTCTTTATCTCTTCATAGACAAACCGCTCATAATGAGAGATATTCCCTGACCGGTATATGTTTTCCCCACTATAACCTAATGTATCTGTCCGGTCAAGGATTTTTCCAGAGCGCCATTCCCAAATCCCCTTCAGGACTCCAACAAGGACAGGGATGAGTCGCTGTCCCTAGAGAACGGTATTGCAAGGACGCGCTATACTACTGAATGGGGCTAACGTCTCACAACTAAGAGCATTCATCATATGTACTATAAGGAAAAAGTTATGCAACGTATCTGTGTGTTCGCGGGATCAAATAAAGGCAATCGTCCAGAATACGAAGAGGCGGCTCGCGCCCTGGGCCAGGAACTGGCGAAGCGCGAACTCGGCCTCGTCTATGGAGGCGCAAGTGTCGGCTTGATGGGCATCGTTGCCAATACAGTTCTGGCCGCGGGAGGCGAAGCCATCGGCGTGCTGCCACGCGGATTATTTCGCCGCGAAATACCGCATAAGGGCCTGACTGAGATGCATGAAGTCGGCAGTATGCACGAGCGTAAAGCGTTAATGGCCGATCTCGCGGATGGCTTCATCGCCCTTCCCGGCGGTTTTGGCACATTCGACGAACTCTTCGAAATCATTACCTGGGCACAGCTTGGATTGCATAAGAAGCCGGTTGGCCTGGTGAATGTCGCCAATTATTTCGAGCCATTACTTGCCCTTGTTCGCCATGCCTCGACAGAAGGCTTCATTCCAGAGATTCACCTGTCACTGCTCATGCATGAAGAGCATCCTGCCCTCTTGCTGGATCGCTTTGCGCAATACAAACCACTCGATACATCTTCTAAATGGGCCGATCTTCCAGAGCGATAGGAGGGAAGAGATGCAGGAAGCGTAGACCCCACTTGAGTATATCTGGTACAATACGGGTATCAACATGATGTCGGCTTTCATCTAGTAAGCGTTCATCAAAGGAGGTTTTTGTGGCTAACAAAGAGCAGAAAAAAGTGCAAAAGGCGCCGCCCAAGTCCAATAAACAAAAGAAAGAGATGCAAAAAGAGAAAAAAGCGGCTAAATCAAGCAAACAATCCGGGCTATAATTTACGGGAAACCACAAGGATACGCCCCTACCCCATCCATGTGGGGTAGGAGCGTATCCTTGTGGTTTCCCTCTTTTCATTTTCCCCGTTCCTCTCTCCAATTCATAGAGATCAACACTTTTCCTCTTCTCATTCGTTAATGCTAGTAGACAGGTAGAAGCCCGCTCGCTCTTGACAGGATTGTTACAATGCGGAAAGAAAAGCCATCCAATGTTGTAGATAACCTGCTCAAAGCGCGTGGGCCTATTGCTCGGCCATCTCGCGACGAGCGGGACAAGCAGAAATGGGGGTATTGTGCAGTATAAGCCTCACGACGATGCAAACAAACGCGAGCAGACCCCACAGCAACGGCAAGGGATGGCTCCAGGAAAGCCGGACATGTACCGGGAGCAGGAAGATCAATGGGCCGTACTCCGGCATGAGGTGGAGGAGGAGGATATGAGGAGGCAAGACGAGCCAGGCCGGCCAGTCTGGGATCAACGAGATACAGAGGATGACGCGATCTCCTCTCAGGCATCTCTGGATGATATGCTTGCGGAAGCGCCCAACCAGGTAGATATTGTTGTC
This window of the Ktedonobacteraceae bacterium genome carries:
- a CDS encoding serine hydrolase domain-containing protein, producing the protein MSKDNVEKWATTRVRPYYSAWFSVCMLMLILLVAGCGTSGVTTLTKKPVATATLNVPTASTPFPNAAQIDAYLTGLEQKGVLSGSVLVAHDGMLFEKGYGLADKDANIPNTPQTRFRIGSNTKQFTAMAILLLQERGKLHVQDHICLYVPDCPQDWQSITIENLLTHTSGIPDYINSPDFLSFWLKPATPEELVARFKDLPLEFTPGSRFKYSNSGYTLLGYIIERVSGESYAAFLQQNIFTPLKMYNTGYDTTYPALPQHATGYYQGYIKPAPYDPTVLYAAGALYSTVEDLNIWDQALMMHKLVSQQALDAMFTPHIACPPPGPGGCLQHADLGYGYGWFIAAEPQGRLIYHVGHIDGFFTYNGFYPKSNLVVVVLSNLETTNVLRTGLALAAMV
- a CDS encoding SPW repeat protein, which gives rise to MNSIRFVPTSIHGIFDYIGGVGLIAAPFVFGFFNVGGIAVILPMVLGVVLIIYSLLTNYERGIPGVRFLPMTYHLVIDFLAAAFLAVSPFLFGFYKDAPNVWLPHLIAGVTVVILVLVSQTKPRTAAMAKATA
- the rocF gene encoding arginase, with product MNIRVIGVPIDLGAGRHGADLGPAAIRYADLNKKLRQLGYTVIDEGNLPVPGPETSLSGEPKLTNLEPILEVCTELARRVEDIAAGGDFPLVIGGDHSLALGSITGVAKIQKPLGLLWVDAHGDFNTDQTSPSGHIHGMPLAALAGFGDERLVSLGGFSPKLDPAHIAIVGVRDLDVGEKELLRAAQVHVFTMKDIDHMGIAAVIEQALAITTNGTRGLHVSFDIDVLDPREAHGVGTPVRGGLTYREASVVMEEIAASGKMTSLDVVEDNPLLDNKNRTAMMAVDLILSAFGKRIY
- a CDS encoding M20/M25/M40 family metallo-hydrolase, translated to MQNNWYDVVRDYTLRLVGIRSVNSTGGELRVAEEVLHLLRSDGLENAYTATGLDPLPNDPYGRANVYAFLRGNSHRTLVLLGHIDTVDTTDYGPLEPWALDPQGLTERLDILTNLAPGLAEDLRTHPDDWMFGRGSADMKSGVAANIAVMRRLAQLSQEGSLPLSVVMLAEADEENASMGVLQAVNFLLHLRKEYGLEYLGTINTDYTTARYPGDPHRYIYTGTVGKLLPSFLIIGRESHVGLPFDGLDANLLAAELIRNLSMNHELCDIVRGQITPPPVTLHATDLKTRYDVQLPFMAYFYLNVLTYSTTPGQLLARLQGLSETVLDQTLQRIDEAERRWMQAAGNPSPDSVLKPRAGSVLTFAGLYAALAQQLGQQRLDGELNRAWESCPPDLDARERALHLVGSLWKLSGRVGPAIIIYYSPPYYPHVPATPCALVDAVQTVAESHPELHLLVQEYYPYISDMSYLRLDPGTDITALTANIPTWQPAAKSARPGSYSLPLQAIADLGMPVVNLGPYGRGVHQSGEGVLMSYSFGVLPQLIYEVIQKLKA
- the argS gene encoding arginine--tRNA ligase, which translates into the protein MSLTSQEAETAETQPEDLYEYLVRIIRQAVRTYLAQEQIDCDIEQLPFNLGFSAQASFGDYSMPVMSWAGKNKLGRPPMEIAEALAALLNAMHIPAIEEVTATRPGYINFRLSHPQVGQQIIERVLEAGADFGQSDVGVGTKVVVEHTSINSNKAAHVGHVRNASIGDTVVRMLRSQGYQVEAENYIDDTGVQVADVIVAFTVLNEGILDIPEGIERLPGESFDYYCSRLYVAVGKAYENHPELLERRKEVLRAIEHRDEPYAEMAADLSHKIVQAHLKTMGRLNVSYDLLTWESAILTAGLWKRTFEMLRDRGVLEHPETGKAAGCWVIPFGDGEAQTEDGERSSDKILVKSDGTATYTGKDIAYQLWKFGLSDDLDVHFHFVPWGRQHDGRMLWSMRGTAEGIEPEIEANPKRFGHAKRVITVIDVRQTYPQQVVYESLRRLGYVEQAENSIHLAYEIVALSAATAAQLGIDTSDGREVYAFSGRKGIEVKADDLVNAAVARMRETKPDLPAETATALAASAIRYYMIRFGLQQTIALDINETLRANGDTGVYLQYAYARANSIARRLQETGYEIPERLDALPDQLEQSEWELLRQIDAYPRSLAEASRQLAPHMLASYVFDLASHFSDFYEHTPPIVREDDERVKAFRARLVQATVQTMDNALRVMGFVPLESI
- a CDS encoding TIGR00730 family Rossman fold protein, with translation MQRICVFAGSNKGNRPEYEEAARALGQELAKRELGLVYGGASVGLMGIVANTVLAAGGEAIGVLPRGLFRREIPHKGLTEMHEVGSMHERKALMADLADGFIALPGGFGTFDELFEIITWAQLGLHKKPVGLVNVANYFEPLLALVRHASTEGFIPEIHLSLLMHEEHPALLLDRFAQYKPLDTSSKWADLPER